In Nocardia sputorum, a single genomic region encodes these proteins:
- a CDS encoding phosphoketolase family protein: MTHMASAGGDTSADNVGSTGGRTVAPRPYRLADVPGPLERDEMNSIDAWWRAANYLAVGQIYLVGNPLLREPLRAEHVKPRLLGHFGTVPGLNLVWAHANRAIRQRGLSAVFVAGPGHGGPGPNACAWLEGTYSECYSHIPQDAAGMGALFHQFSFPGGVPSHCAPETPGSFHEGGELGYSLLHAFGAALDNPDLTVFCVVGDGEAETGPLATSWHANKFLNPARDGAVLPILALNEYKIANPTLLARIPESELLALLRGYGYEPIVVAGDDPAAVHQAMAAAVDTSMERIDRIQRAARDGADGTRPTWPMIVLRTPKGWTCPPMVDGDQVEGTFRAHQVPLPGARTDAGHRAVLEQWLRSYRPEELFDDSGKPVPELLAQVPGGDRRMSANPVANGGALLRDLRLPDWREFGVEVPAPGATDHEATRVLGGWLREVTALNPDNFLTFAPDELASNRLQDILEVTGRNWQAEIDPRDQKLDRGGRVIEVLSEHMCQGLLEGYLLTGRHGVFTCYEAFIHIVDAMFNQHAKWLDASAAVPWRRPVPSLNYLLSSHVWRQDHNGFTHQDPGFLDVVLNKKASIVRVYLPPDANTLLSTYDHCLRSRHYVNVVVAGKQPQADWLSVSEAAEHCARGIGIWPWAGHGDETGTTPDVVLACAGDVPTLETLAAAAILRERLPDLRVRVINVVDLMRLQHPDEHPHGLSDSEFDTLFTRDRPVIFAFHGYPWLIHRLTYRRTNHGELHVRGYKERGTTTTPFDMVMLNDLDRYHLVMDVIDRVPTLRERAAGLRQEMVDARWTARAWTREHGADIPEVADWRWPYQRT; this comes from the coding sequence ATGACCCACATGGCAAGTGCAGGTGGCGATACTTCGGCGGACAACGTCGGCAGCACCGGCGGACGAACCGTCGCCCCGCGTCCCTACCGCTTGGCGGACGTACCGGGCCCGTTGGAACGCGACGAAATGAACTCGATCGACGCGTGGTGGCGGGCGGCCAACTATCTCGCGGTCGGCCAGATCTACCTGGTGGGCAATCCGCTGCTGCGTGAACCGCTGCGCGCGGAGCACGTCAAGCCGAGGCTGCTCGGGCACTTCGGCACGGTGCCCGGCTTGAATCTGGTCTGGGCGCACGCCAATCGCGCGATCCGGCAACGTGGCCTGAGCGCTGTCTTCGTCGCGGGCCCCGGACACGGCGGTCCCGGCCCGAACGCGTGCGCCTGGCTGGAGGGCACCTACTCCGAGTGCTACAGCCACATCCCGCAGGACGCCGCGGGCATGGGCGCGCTGTTCCACCAGTTCTCCTTCCCCGGCGGGGTGCCGAGTCACTGCGCACCGGAGACGCCCGGCTCCTTCCACGAGGGCGGCGAACTGGGGTATTCGCTGCTGCACGCGTTCGGCGCCGCGTTGGACAATCCCGATCTCACCGTGTTCTGCGTGGTCGGCGACGGCGAGGCGGAGACCGGGCCGCTGGCGACGAGCTGGCATGCGAACAAGTTCCTCAATCCGGCGCGCGACGGCGCGGTGCTGCCGATCCTGGCGCTGAACGAGTACAAGATCGCCAATCCGACCCTCCTCGCGCGCATCCCGGAATCCGAGCTGCTGGCCCTGCTGCGCGGATACGGCTACGAGCCGATCGTCGTCGCGGGCGACGACCCCGCTGCGGTCCACCAGGCGATGGCCGCGGCGGTGGATACGAGTATGGAACGCATCGATCGAATCCAGCGCGCCGCACGCGACGGCGCCGATGGGACGCGGCCCACCTGGCCGATGATCGTGTTGCGTACGCCGAAAGGCTGGACCTGCCCGCCGATGGTGGACGGCGACCAGGTGGAGGGCACCTTCCGCGCGCACCAGGTCCCGTTGCCCGGCGCCCGCACCGATGCCGGCCACCGTGCGGTGCTGGAACAGTGGCTGCGCTCCTACCGTCCGGAGGAGTTGTTCGACGACAGCGGCAAGCCGGTGCCGGAACTGCTCGCTCAGGTACCCGGCGGCGATCGGCGGATGAGCGCCAACCCGGTCGCCAACGGCGGTGCGCTGCTGCGCGACCTGCGCCTGCCGGATTGGCGGGAGTTCGGCGTCGAGGTGCCCGCTCCCGGCGCGACCGACCACGAGGCCACCAGGGTGCTCGGCGGCTGGCTGCGGGAGGTCACCGCACTCAATCCGGACAACTTCCTCACCTTCGCGCCCGACGAACTGGCCAGCAACCGGTTGCAGGACATCCTGGAGGTCACCGGCCGCAACTGGCAGGCCGAGATCGATCCCCGCGACCAGAAGCTCGACCGTGGCGGCCGCGTGATCGAAGTGCTCTCCGAACACATGTGCCAAGGGTTGCTGGAGGGCTATCTGCTGACCGGCAGGCACGGTGTGTTCACCTGTTACGAAGCGTTCATCCACATCGTCGACGCCATGTTCAACCAGCACGCCAAATGGCTCGACGCCAGTGCGGCGGTGCCGTGGCGGCGCCCGGTTCCCAGCCTCAACTACCTGCTGTCCTCGCACGTCTGGCGGCAGGACCACAACGGCTTCACCCACCAGGATCCCGGCTTCCTGGACGTGGTGCTGAACAAGAAGGCCTCGATCGTGCGGGTGTACCTGCCGCCGGACGCCAACACCCTGCTGTCCACCTACGATCACTGCCTGCGCTCCCGGCACTACGTCAACGTGGTGGTCGCGGGCAAGCAGCCCCAGGCCGACTGGCTGTCGGTGTCCGAGGCCGCCGAGCACTGCGCGCGCGGCATCGGCATCTGGCCGTGGGCCGGCCACGGAGACGAGACCGGCACGACGCCGGACGTGGTGCTCGCCTGTGCGGGCGACGTGCCGACGCTGGAGACCCTCGCCGCGGCCGCGATCCTGCGCGAACGGCTGCCCGATCTGCGCGTCCGGGTGATCAACGTGGTGGACCTGATGCGTCTGCAACACCCGGACGAGCATCCGCACGGCTTGTCCGACAGCGAGTTCGACACGCTGTTCACCCGGGACCGGCCGGTGATCTTCGCCTTCCACGGGTACCCGTGGCTGATCCACCGGCTGACCTATCGGCGCACCAACCATGGCGAACTGCACGTCCGCGGCTATAAGGAGCGCGGTACGACGACCACGCCGTTCGACATGGTGATGCTCAACGACCTGGACCGGTACCACCTGGTGATGGACGTGATCGATCGGGTGCCGACCCTGCGCGAGCGGGCCGCGGGCCTGCGACAGGAGATGGTCGACGCGCGGTGGACGGCCCGGGCGTGGACCAGGGAACACGGCGCGGACATCCCGGAGGTCGCCGACTGGAGGTGGCCGTACCAACGGACGTGA
- a CDS encoding DUF6008 family protein — protein sequence MVAWMVVMWAAVGVLVVALRKPLRPWMFRTALGVIALGVVAQIGHFQEHVAQVGYWIQHPNSPAWMTPWGTGLANGFGQVNHMKPALGMEILHLVGNFHFLAGLVGVALVTHHALESKARKWGRMGVLMQGIHGLEHLALTLTVAFGTKAIGLSTIFGLLDPGPGAATYRIWWHFLANVIGTSIFAMALYYLWRERAVIEAPFRDPAAAKPSRVSAAKDPVAPAYAAVTEA from the coding sequence ATGGTGGCCTGGATGGTCGTCATGTGGGCGGCGGTCGGCGTGCTCGTCGTCGCGTTGCGTAAACCCCTGCGCCCATGGATGTTCCGCACCGCGCTCGGCGTGATCGCACTGGGCGTGGTCGCCCAGATCGGTCACTTCCAGGAGCACGTGGCACAGGTCGGCTATTGGATCCAGCATCCGAACTCGCCCGCCTGGATGACCCCGTGGGGCACCGGCCTGGCCAACGGGTTCGGTCAGGTCAACCACATGAAGCCGGCGCTCGGGATGGAGATCCTGCACCTGGTCGGCAATTTCCACTTCCTCGCCGGACTGGTCGGCGTCGCCCTGGTGACCCACCACGCCTTGGAGAGCAAGGCGCGCAAATGGGGTCGCATGGGCGTGCTGATGCAAGGCATCCACGGACTCGAGCACCTCGCGCTCACCCTGACGGTCGCGTTCGGCACCAAGGCGATCGGACTGTCGACCATCTTCGGTCTGCTGGATCCCGGGCCCGGCGCGGCGACCTACCGCATCTGGTGGCACTTCTTGGCCAACGTGATCGGCACCAGCATCTTCGCCATGGCGCTGTACTACCTGTGGCGCGAGCGCGCGGTGATCGAAGCTCCGTTCCGCGACCCCGCCGCCGCGAAGCCGAGTCGGGTATCCGCGGCCAAGGATCCGGTGGCTCCGGCATACGCGGCGGTCACCGAAGCCTGA
- a CDS encoding TetR/AcrR family transcriptional regulator gives MESGPQIAEITDKRLLRGARTRATVLRQAVDIASLDGLEGLSFGRLATDTGLSKAGIQTLFRTKEALQLAAVDYARDRFVEAVVEPAGSAPRGVARLRALVDHWIVYATTPLFAGGCFRVATMAEHDSKPGPVRDALIRDQRTWVRLLARELRAAASAGEIGELDADLTAFQIDAVLCATNIALRIGDPDAADRARRIVEGFLRPS, from the coding sequence ATGGAAAGTGGCCCGCAGATCGCCGAGATCACCGACAAGCGTCTGCTGCGTGGTGCGCGAACGCGCGCCACCGTGCTGCGCCAGGCGGTCGACATCGCCTCACTGGACGGATTGGAAGGCCTGAGCTTCGGCAGGCTCGCCACCGACACGGGGCTGAGCAAGGCGGGCATCCAGACCCTGTTCCGCACGAAGGAAGCGCTGCAGCTGGCCGCGGTCGACTACGCGCGCGACCGGTTCGTGGAAGCGGTGGTCGAACCGGCCGGCTCCGCGCCGCGCGGCGTCGCACGCCTGCGCGCCTTGGTGGACCACTGGATCGTCTACGCCACGACGCCGCTGTTCGCGGGCGGCTGCTTCCGGGTCGCGACCATGGCCGAGCACGACAGCAAGCCGGGACCGGTTCGCGACGCCCTCATCCGCGATCAGCGGACGTGGGTGCGGCTGCTGGCGCGCGAACTGCGCGCGGCGGCGTCCGCCGGTGAGATCGGCGAGCTGGATGCCGATCTGACCGCATTCCAGATCGATGCGGTGCTGTGCGCGACCAATATCGCACTGCGGATCGGCGATCCGGATGCCGCCGACCGCGCCCGCCGCATCGTCGAGGGCTTCTTGCGACCGTCCTGA
- a CDS encoding FKBP-type peptidyl-prolyl cis-trans isomerase — MHILGRILGIGALAATTIALAACGSDDEPSPVTVSPTKTTAAAGASAQRPATQSKGRECTAEDITVSGEFGAAPKITVPDNCDPPKQLIVKDLKEGSGPGAAPGQALTMNYALVTWSDKKTLDSSFDRGKPFQLTLGAGQVIDGWDQGLVGVREGARRLLIVPPELGYGAGGRGIAPYETLVFVTDAVSVGK; from the coding sequence ATGCACATTCTCGGAAGGATCCTCGGTATCGGCGCCCTCGCCGCGACGACCATCGCGCTGGCGGCTTGCGGCTCGGACGACGAGCCGTCCCCCGTGACCGTCTCGCCGACGAAGACCACCGCGGCGGCCGGGGCTTCCGCGCAGCGCCCGGCCACGCAGAGCAAAGGCCGGGAGTGCACCGCCGAGGACATCACCGTCAGCGGCGAGTTCGGCGCCGCGCCGAAGATCACCGTTCCCGACAACTGTGATCCGCCCAAGCAGCTGATCGTCAAGGACTTGAAGGAGGGCAGCGGGCCCGGCGCCGCGCCGGGGCAGGCGCTGACCATGAACTACGCGCTGGTCACCTGGTCGGACAAGAAGACGCTGGACAGCTCGTTCGACCGCGGTAAGCCGTTCCAGCTCACGCTGGGCGCGGGCCAGGTCATCGACGGCTGGGACCAGGGACTCGTCGGCGTCCGGGAGGGTGCACGGCGGTTGCTGATCGTGCCGCCGGAGCTGGGCTACGGCGCGGGCGGGCGCGGGATCGCGCCGTACGAGACGCTGGTCTTCGTCACCGACGCGGTGTCGGTGGGGAAGTAG
- a CDS encoding ATP-dependent Clp protease proteolytic subunit, translating into MANSIDPRAGLSGIAPQSPQARYILPSFIEHSSFGVKESNPYNKLFEERIIFLGVQVDDASANDIMAQLLVLESLDPDRDITMYINSPGGSFTSLMAIYDTMQYVRADVATVCLGQAASAAAVLLAAGTPGKRACLPNARVLIHQPSLEGGIQGQVSDLEIQAAEIERMRRLMETTLARHTGKDADTIRKDTDRDKILTAEEAKEYGIIDTVFDYRKLSAQK; encoded by the coding sequence ATGGCCAATTCGATCGACCCGCGCGCCGGCCTGTCCGGCATCGCACCGCAGAGCCCGCAGGCGCGCTACATCCTGCCGTCGTTCATCGAGCACTCGAGCTTCGGCGTCAAGGAGTCCAACCCGTACAACAAGCTGTTCGAGGAGCGCATCATCTTCCTCGGCGTGCAGGTGGACGACGCCTCGGCGAACGACATCATGGCGCAGCTGCTGGTGCTGGAGTCGCTCGACCCCGACCGCGACATCACCATGTACATCAACTCGCCGGGTGGCTCGTTCACCTCGCTGATGGCCATCTACGACACCATGCAGTACGTGCGCGCCGACGTCGCCACGGTCTGCCTGGGCCAGGCCGCCTCGGCCGCGGCCGTGCTGCTGGCCGCGGGCACTCCCGGCAAGCGCGCCTGCCTGCCCAACGCCCGCGTGCTGATCCACCAGCCGTCGCTGGAGGGTGGTATCCAGGGGCAGGTGTCGGACCTGGAGATCCAGGCCGCCGAGATCGAGCGCATGCGTCGCCTGATGGAGACCACCCTCGCGCGGCACACCGGCAAGGATGCCGACACCATCCGCAAGGACACCGACCGTGACAAGATCCTGACGGCCGAGGAGGCCAAGGAGTACGGGATCATCGACACGGTGTTCGACTACCGCAAGCTGAGCGCGCAGAAATAA
- a CDS encoding ATP-binding protein, translating to MSEVNGGGGNGPAALGEFVGRQAELRRIHALLDSSNARLITLVGPGGIGKTTLAVEAVRRYRGAARHTVYWTRLARLAAGAETGAVAEEVLLSVEKNGIVGRSAWDGLLEIFTDDGTHRTILVLDNCEHVLGGVGPLVVGLLQEVPGLTIVATSREPIGWIDEHLVTVPPLSSVHALELFRRRAERTGRPIPEDPGQLAIATRICGHVDNNPLFIRLAAARLLHRPPAIVLRELSGDTADRRLQWTHGARGGVGERHRSVRDVIAWSYGLCTAPEQLLLDRLSVFATGCDAENDETQCGGAEVDAIVAVCADAALPAERIEGLLERLVERSLLSVHLTAATVRYYLLESVRVFVRDRLATRGDHLDEARLLARHRRHYRDRVAAGPATWYGPREQEWIDWARAAWDNILIAVETSLADPEEAVVGLETAATLMALRVPFITGSNRAITSLTEQALEVTAQVDPPPTRLRINATALVGWIAIWQGRHAYTAQLLDECAAECLDPELRHRWREMTAIDAGLPAAVEFTWGLELLLIHLDLRAVDVLSRAREKFAALGDRAGEQRSELFEALTYANLGDADVALAAAREHLDRAVASDAGWATSWAELAWMIAVSRHGDPREAVKLGQSTLERLLVTGDTWTAGWVAHFIMMALTYLLSARLEAGDTGSAEAIAAATEIAHLQGGIATLHRSMGIVADRVTLVARGTARAVAAVTAVIGEQAHAAAVQRGARLRPERDELQLLLLGRLPVDQLPSPRPQTRPTASRWDELTPAEREVAVLAAAGWANSAIAARRGSSIRTVDAQVVSVRRKLMAATRADIGRHVPDHLAERIKLESERRPARTRTRP from the coding sequence ATGTCGGAGGTGAACGGCGGCGGTGGCAACGGCCCCGCCGCGCTGGGTGAGTTCGTGGGCAGGCAGGCCGAACTGCGGCGGATCCACGCGTTGCTGGACTCGTCGAACGCCAGGCTGATCACCCTGGTCGGGCCCGGCGGCATCGGCAAGACGACGCTGGCGGTCGAAGCCGTGCGGCGGTATCGCGGCGCGGCGCGGCACACGGTGTACTGGACCCGCCTGGCCCGGCTCGCGGCAGGCGCGGAGACCGGGGCGGTCGCCGAGGAAGTGCTCTTGTCCGTCGAGAAGAACGGCATCGTGGGCCGCTCCGCGTGGGACGGCTTGCTGGAGATCTTCACCGACGACGGCACGCACCGCACGATCCTGGTGCTGGACAACTGCGAACACGTGCTGGGCGGGGTGGGCCCGCTCGTCGTCGGCCTGCTGCAGGAGGTGCCCGGCCTGACCATCGTCGCGACCAGCCGGGAGCCGATCGGCTGGATCGACGAGCATCTGGTTACCGTGCCGCCGCTGTCCAGCGTGCACGCCCTCGAACTGTTCCGGCGGCGAGCCGAGCGCACCGGACGGCCGATTCCCGAGGATCCCGGCCAACTCGCCATCGCCACCCGGATCTGCGGGCACGTCGACAACAACCCGCTGTTCATCCGCCTGGCCGCGGCGCGGCTGCTGCACCGGCCACCGGCCATCGTGCTGCGCGAGTTGTCCGGCGACACCGCCGATCGGCGCCTGCAGTGGACGCACGGAGCCAGAGGCGGCGTCGGCGAGCGGCATCGCAGCGTGCGTGACGTGATCGCCTGGTCCTACGGTCTGTGCACCGCGCCCGAGCAGTTGCTGCTGGACCGCTTGTCGGTGTTCGCCACCGGCTGCGACGCCGAGAACGACGAGACGCAGTGCGGCGGAGCCGAGGTGGACGCGATCGTCGCGGTGTGCGCGGACGCGGCGCTGCCCGCCGAGCGGATCGAGGGACTGCTCGAGCGCCTGGTCGAACGGTCGCTGCTTTCGGTCCATCTCACCGCGGCCACGGTGCGCTATTACCTGCTGGAGAGCGTCCGGGTGTTCGTGCGCGACCGACTGGCCACGCGCGGTGACCACCTGGACGAGGCGCGCTTGCTGGCCCGGCATCGGCGGCACTACCGCGATCGCGTCGCCGCCGGCCCGGCCACCTGGTACGGCCCGCGGGAGCAGGAGTGGATCGACTGGGCGCGTGCGGCCTGGGACAACATCCTCATCGCCGTCGAGACCAGCCTCGCCGACCCGGAGGAGGCCGTGGTCGGGCTGGAGACCGCCGCGACGCTGATGGCGTTGCGCGTGCCGTTCATCACCGGGTCGAACCGGGCCATCACCAGCCTGACCGAACAGGCCCTGGAAGTCACCGCACAGGTCGATCCGCCGCCGACCCGGCTGCGGATCAACGCGACCGCGCTGGTCGGCTGGATCGCCATCTGGCAGGGCAGGCACGCCTACACCGCGCAATTACTGGACGAATGTGCGGCGGAGTGCCTCGATCCGGAGCTGCGGCACCGCTGGCGGGAGATGACGGCGATCGATGCGGGCCTGCCCGCCGCGGTGGAGTTCACCTGGGGTCTGGAACTGCTGCTGATCCATCTCGACCTGCGCGCGGTCGACGTGTTGTCCAGAGCGCGCGAGAAATTCGCCGCCTTGGGCGACCGCGCCGGAGAGCAGCGCAGTGAACTGTTCGAGGCACTCACCTACGCGAACCTCGGTGACGCGGATGTCGCGCTCGCGGCCGCGCGAGAACATCTGGACCGGGCCGTCGCCTCCGACGCGGGCTGGGCGACCTCCTGGGCGGAACTGGCCTGGATGATCGCGGTCTCCCGGCACGGCGATCCACGGGAAGCGGTGAAGCTCGGGCAGTCCACCCTGGAACGCCTGCTGGTCACGGGGGACACCTGGACGGCGGGCTGGGTCGCGCATTTCATCATGATGGCGCTGACCTACCTCCTGTCCGCCCGGCTCGAGGCGGGCGACACCGGGAGCGCCGAAGCGATCGCCGCCGCCACCGAGATCGCCCATCTGCAAGGCGGGATCGCCACGCTGCACCGTTCGATGGGCATCGTCGCCGACCGGGTGACGCTGGTGGCCCGCGGCACCGCTCGAGCTGTCGCGGCGGTTACCGCGGTCATCGGCGAGCAGGCCCACGCGGCGGCGGTTCAGCGCGGCGCCCGCCTGCGTCCCGAACGCGACGAACTGCAGTTGCTGCTGCTGGGCAGGTTGCCGGTCGACCAGCTGCCCAGCCCGCGTCCGCAGACCAGGCCGACGGCCTCGCGCTGGGACGAGCTGACGCCGGCGGAACGGGAGGTCGCCGTGCTGGCCGCGGCCGGCTGGGCCAACAGCGCTATCGCCGCGCGCCGGGGTAGCTCCATCCGGACCGTCGACGCCCAGGTGGTGTCCGTGCGCCGGAAGCTGATGGCGGCCACCAGGGCCGACATCGGCCGGCACGTCCCGGACCACCTCGCGGAGCGGATCAAGCTGGAATCCGAGCGGCGGCCCGCGCGAACGCGAACACGCCCGTAG
- the tig gene encoding trigger factor encodes MKSTVEQLSPTRVRINVEVPFEELKPDFDRAYKALAKQVRIPGFRPGKAPAKLLEARLGRGAILEQVVNDALPGRYSEAVTTSEVKVIGQPEIEITKIEDGQELAFTAEVDVRPEITLPDYSSIAVTVDAFTVGDEDIEEQLQSLRQRFGTLTGVERPVQNGDFVSIDLSATVDGQEVAEAATTGLSHEVGSGQLIEGLDEALVGLSAGESKEFTSTLVAGEHAGKEAVITVTVQSVKERELPEADDEFAQLASEFDTLEELKADLRSRVERVKKVQQAGEIRDKVLETLLEQVEVPLPDAVVQAEIDAVTHDAVHGFDHDEAKFAEALEAQGSTREEFDADTKQSAEKSVKTQLLLDAIAEAEGTQVGQEELTERILFQSQRYGLSPEQFIQQVQQAGQLGAIFADVRRGKALAGVVGQVTVTDSAGNPVDTAEMFGAPADSADEDQAGETAAADAE; translated from the coding sequence GTGAAGAGCACCGTCGAGCAGCTGAGCCCGACCCGGGTCCGGATCAATGTCGAGGTGCCCTTCGAGGAGTTGAAGCCGGATTTCGACCGCGCGTACAAGGCACTGGCCAAGCAGGTCCGCATCCCCGGCTTCCGTCCCGGTAAGGCGCCGGCGAAGCTGCTCGAGGCCCGCCTCGGCCGTGGCGCGATCCTGGAGCAGGTCGTCAACGACGCGCTGCCCGGCCGCTACAGCGAGGCCGTCACCACCTCCGAGGTGAAGGTCATCGGTCAGCCCGAGATCGAGATCACCAAGATCGAGGACGGCCAGGAGCTCGCCTTCACCGCCGAGGTCGACGTGCGTCCGGAGATCACCCTGCCGGACTACTCGAGCATCGCGGTCACCGTCGACGCGTTCACCGTCGGCGACGAGGACATCGAGGAGCAGTTGCAGTCGCTGCGCCAGCGCTTCGGCACCCTGACCGGGGTCGAGCGTCCGGTGCAGAACGGCGACTTCGTGTCCATCGACCTCTCGGCGACCGTGGACGGCCAGGAGGTGGCCGAGGCCGCCACGACCGGCCTGTCCCACGAGGTCGGCTCCGGTCAGCTCATCGAGGGCCTGGACGAGGCGCTGGTCGGCTTGTCGGCCGGCGAGTCGAAGGAGTTCACCTCGACGCTGGTCGCGGGCGAACACGCGGGCAAGGAGGCGGTCATCACCGTGACGGTGCAGAGCGTCAAGGAGCGCGAGCTGCCCGAGGCCGACGACGAGTTCGCCCAGCTGGCCAGCGAATTCGACACGCTGGAGGAGCTGAAGGCCGACCTGCGCAGCCGCGTCGAGCGGGTCAAGAAGGTGCAGCAGGCGGGCGAGATCCGCGACAAGGTGCTGGAGACCCTGCTCGAGCAGGTCGAGGTGCCGCTGCCCGACGCCGTGGTGCAGGCCGAGATCGACGCCGTGACCCACGACGCGGTGCACGGCTTCGACCACGACGAGGCCAAGTTCGCCGAGGCGCTCGAGGCGCAGGGCAGCACCCGCGAGGAGTTCGACGCCGACACCAAGCAGTCCGCCGAGAAGTCGGTCAAGACTCAGCTGCTGCTGGACGCGATCGCCGAGGCGGAGGGCACCCAGGTCGGTCAGGAGGAGCTCACCGAGCGGATCCTGTTCCAGTCGCAGCGCTACGGCCTGTCCCCGGAGCAGTTCATCCAGCAGGTGCAGCAGGCGGGCCAGCTCGGCGCGATCTTCGCGGACGTGCGGCGCGGCAAGGCGCTCGCGGGCGTGGTCGGCCAGGTGACCGTCACCGACTCCGCGGGCAACCCGGTGGACACCGCCGAAATGTTCGGCGCGCCCGCCGATTCGGCGGACGAGGACCAGGCCGGTGAGACGGCCGCGGCGGACGCCGAATAA
- a CDS encoding ATP-dependent Clp protease proteolytic subunit, producing the protein MTTATAGLNLSDSVYERLLRERIIFLGTQVDDDIANKLCAQILLLSAEDPTKDISLYINSPGGSVTAGMAIYDTMQFAECDIATYGMGLAASMGQFLLTAGTKGKRYALPHARIMMHQPSAGIGGSAADIAIMAEQFAHTKRELNELQALHTGKSVEQVTADADRDRWFTASEALEYGFIDHVISHANQANGAKK; encoded by the coding sequence ATGACAACCGCGACTGCTGGTCTCAACCTCAGTGATTCGGTGTACGAGCGCCTGCTGCGTGAGCGCATCATCTTCCTGGGCACGCAGGTCGACGACGACATCGCGAACAAGCTGTGCGCGCAGATCCTGCTGCTGTCGGCGGAGGATCCCACCAAGGACATCTCGCTCTACATCAACTCGCCGGGCGGCTCGGTGACCGCGGGCATGGCCATCTACGACACGATGCAGTTCGCCGAGTGCGACATCGCCACCTACGGCATGGGCCTGGCCGCGTCCATGGGGCAGTTCCTGCTCACCGCGGGCACCAAGGGCAAGCGTTACGCGCTGCCGCACGCGCGCATCATGATGCACCAGCCCTCCGCGGGGATCGGCGGCTCGGCGGCCGACATCGCGATCATGGCCGAGCAGTTCGCGCACACCAAGCGCGAGCTGAACGAGCTGCAGGCGCTGCACACCGGCAAGTCGGTCGAGCAGGTCACCGCCGACGCCGACCGCGACCGCTGGTTCACCGCGTCCGAAGCCCTGGAGTACGGCTTCATCGACCACGTGATCAGCCACGCGAATCAGGCCAACGGCGCCAAGAAGTAA